One Gordonia zhaorongruii DNA segment encodes these proteins:
- a CDS encoding ABC transporter permease yields the protein MSAPTADPRLAIHPPSVWRQTTIMVKRSLIHTKRMPEMLSDVTAQPIMFVVLFAFVFGPAMPIPGGGSYREYLLPGIMGQTIVFTAFIVSNGITADVDKGIVDRFRSLPINRTSYLLGRAIASLMHSSIGIVVMALTGLAIGWRIHTSFLEGIVGFAMVLVFGFGMIWFGILVGSWLRSVEAVNGFMFTILFPLTFLSNAFVPTAPMAPWLRAIAEWNPISSLVQAMRQLWGNGPPAGPEAALPLHHPILSTVLWSVALTAIFAPFALRAFRRRTAD from the coding sequence ATGAGTGCGCCCACTGCCGATCCGCGATTGGCGATTCATCCACCGAGCGTCTGGCGACAGACGACGATCATGGTGAAACGCAGCCTCATTCACACCAAGCGAATGCCCGAGATGCTGTCGGACGTGACGGCGCAGCCGATCATGTTCGTAGTGCTGTTCGCGTTCGTCTTCGGTCCCGCCATGCCGATTCCCGGTGGCGGGAGCTACCGGGAGTACCTGCTGCCGGGCATCATGGGCCAGACCATCGTGTTCACTGCGTTCATCGTGTCGAACGGCATCACCGCCGACGTCGACAAGGGCATCGTCGACCGCTTCCGCTCATTGCCGATCAACCGGACGTCGTACCTGCTGGGTCGCGCGATCGCATCGTTGATGCACTCTTCGATCGGCATCGTCGTGATGGCCCTGACCGGGCTGGCGATCGGCTGGCGGATCCACACCTCGTTCCTCGAGGGGATCGTCGGGTTCGCGATGGTGCTGGTATTCGGTTTCGGAATGATCTGGTTCGGCATTCTCGTCGGTTCGTGGCTGCGGTCGGTGGAGGCGGTGAACGGCTTCATGTTCACGATTCTGTTCCCACTGACGTTCCTGTCGAACGCATTCGTCCCCACGGCTCCGATGGCCCCATGGCTGCGCGCGATCGCCGAGTGGAACCCCATATCGTCCCTGGTTCAGGCAATGCGGCAGCTGTGGGGAAATGGCCCGCCTGCCGGCCCGGAAGCAGCACTGCCACTGCATCATCCGATCCTGTCGACGGTGCTGTGGTCCGTGGCGCTGACAGCGATCTTCGCGCCGTTCGCGCTCCGCGCTTTCCGCCGCCGCACGGCCGACTAA
- a CDS encoding DUF6328 family protein, which produces MTDDERRPNETPAEQLDRNWFSLLQELRVVQTGVQILTGLLLTLPFQQRFEDLDHVGRIVYIVAVCSSVLATAALVAPVIMHRLLFRRYALARLVRVAHLLTILGVAMLGISVTAVLALIFGVVLGPVAAGTAAGVGALLFVLLWLVLPFSLRRDLSPHAGPHE; this is translated from the coding sequence GTGACCGATGACGAGCGCCGACCCAACGAGACCCCGGCTGAGCAACTGGACCGCAATTGGTTCAGCCTGTTGCAGGAGTTGAGGGTCGTTCAGACCGGGGTGCAGATCCTCACCGGACTGCTCCTGACGCTCCCGTTCCAACAGCGTTTCGAGGACTTGGACCACGTCGGCCGGATCGTGTACATCGTGGCCGTCTGTTCGTCCGTCCTGGCCACAGCCGCCTTGGTCGCTCCCGTCATCATGCATCGCCTATTGTTCCGCCGTTACGCTCTCGCCCGTCTCGTCCGGGTCGCCCACCTGCTCACGATTCTCGGCGTGGCGATGCTCGGCATCTCGGTCACGGCAGTTCTCGCCCTGATCTTCGGCGTGGTCCTCGGACCGGTCGCCGCCGGCACGGCAGCCGGCGTCGGTGCGCTGCTGTTCGTGCTCTTATGGCTGGTCCTTCCGTTCAGCCTTCGGCGAGACCTGTCTCCGCATGCAGGTCCACACGAGTAG
- a CDS encoding ROK family transcriptional regulator, which produces MTSTLSRPLPVSTAPVDVPVRPINGQRPTPSTPRLAPSAPYVRTAGLQLSTKAAALVLRTARVSGPVFRDDAAAITGLSISTVNRQVSALLKAGLIRERADLTPPGAVGRPRVPFEINTAGFLTIGIHIGFKTTSITTHDLMHRVAGAIAIPTPQTGTAEEIVASIGESARRFADRWVGKRLLWAGVAIGGRVADGGVVDHPRLGWQGVPVGRVIAESIGLPVSVASHVEAMAAAELVVNPSEQGQNFLYFYAREMVGIAFSVDGTVHTPAAGPPTIGHFPTGTTQYLDPDGTGRLEDAVGDSGILHAAASAGLDISSIDGLRTAARTGNEVAHAILIERAEVLGRTVALISDIFNPDHVILGGQAFTDYPESLPAVSKALRATSVVTQRDVRVARSAITVQQKAAGAVALDALYADPLDALSRTA; this is translated from the coding sequence ATGACTTCCACCCTTTCCCGTCCCCTCCCCGTCTCGACGGCTCCGGTCGACGTCCCCGTCCGGCCGATCAACGGCCAGCGGCCGACCCCGTCGACGCCCCGACTCGCTCCGAGCGCGCCGTACGTCCGTACGGCCGGGCTGCAGCTGTCCACGAAGGCGGCAGCGCTCGTGCTCCGCACCGCCCGGGTCTCCGGCCCGGTGTTCCGCGACGATGCGGCGGCGATCACCGGCCTGTCGATCTCGACTGTCAACCGGCAGGTGAGCGCGCTTCTGAAGGCGGGCCTCATCCGTGAGCGTGCAGATCTCACTCCGCCTGGAGCCGTCGGCCGTCCGCGGGTGCCGTTCGAGATCAACACCGCGGGCTTCCTGACCATCGGAATCCACATCGGTTTCAAGACCACGTCGATCACCACTCACGACCTGATGCACCGGGTGGCCGGGGCGATCGCCATCCCCACTCCGCAGACCGGAACCGCAGAGGAGATCGTCGCCTCGATCGGTGAGAGTGCGCGCCGGTTCGCCGATCGGTGGGTCGGCAAGCGACTCCTGTGGGCGGGCGTCGCCATCGGCGGTCGCGTGGCCGACGGCGGGGTCGTCGATCATCCGCGCCTCGGCTGGCAGGGCGTGCCGGTTGGACGTGTGATCGCCGAGAGCATCGGTCTTCCCGTCTCGGTGGCTTCGCACGTCGAGGCGATGGCCGCTGCCGAACTGGTCGTCAACCCGTCCGAGCAGGGACAGAACTTCCTGTACTTCTATGCACGGGAGATGGTCGGCATCGCGTTCAGCGTCGACGGCACCGTGCACACCCCGGCCGCGGGGCCGCCCACCATCGGGCACTTCCCGACCGGTACGACGCAGTACCTCGACCCGGACGGCACGGGTCGACTGGAGGACGCGGTAGGCGACTCCGGAATCCTGCATGCCGCAGCGAGTGCCGGGCTGGATATCTCCTCGATCGATGGCCTTCGCACCGCCGCACGGACCGGGAACGAGGTAGCGCACGCGATCCTGATCGAGCGGGCCGAGGTCCTCGGCCGCACGGTCGCTCTGATCTCTGACATCTTCAACCCGGATCATGTGATCCTGGGCGGACAGGCGTTCACGGACTACCCGGAGTCGTTGCCTGCGGTGAGCAAGGCGTTGCGTGCCACATCGGTGGTCACCCAGCGCGATGTCCGAGTGGCGCGCTCGGCGATCACCGTTCAACAGAAGGCGGCAGGTGCGGTCGCACTCGATGCTCTGTACGCGGACCCGCTGGATGCTCTTTCCCGGACCGCGTAA
- a CDS encoding histidine phosphatase family protein, whose protein sequence is MGAIYLVRHGQAPAHAYGVGVPDPLAPGLTELGERQAHRTGRALTAQVRTFDAAISGDLPRQRATLHGVLSMFDSRPEVVVDPAWSEYALPPALSAVPSEFYADRARYQDELDQGLDRWIAGADEGTDETYAAFADRTRDAARRAAELAGTGRSVLVVSSAGTITQLIAQLWNVPDARWPTLSRTFVNASVTKLIAGGRGLTVVSVNEHAHLAGDLMTYR, encoded by the coding sequence GTGGGGGCCATCTACCTCGTACGGCACGGTCAGGCTCCAGCGCACGCCTACGGTGTCGGCGTCCCGGATCCCCTTGCTCCGGGACTCACCGAACTCGGTGAGAGACAGGCGCATCGCACGGGACGGGCGCTCACTGCACAGGTGCGGACTTTCGACGCGGCCATCTCCGGTGATCTCCCCCGGCAGCGCGCGACCCTGCACGGAGTTCTGTCGATGTTCGACTCTCGACCGGAGGTCGTAGTCGACCCGGCGTGGAGCGAGTACGCCCTCCCGCCTGCGCTATCGGCGGTGCCCTCCGAGTTCTACGCCGATCGCGCCAGGTACCAGGACGAGCTCGATCAGGGCCTCGACCGCTGGATCGCCGGCGCGGACGAGGGGACCGACGAGACGTACGCCGCGTTCGCCGACCGCACGCGCGACGCCGCGCGCCGCGCCGCGGAACTCGCCGGCACCGGCAGGTCCGTGCTGGTGGTCTCGTCCGCAGGCACCATCACCCAGCTCATCGCTCAGCTCTGGAACGTCCCGGATGCGCGGTGGCCGACGCTGTCGCGGACCTTCGTGAACGCATCGGTCACCAAACTGATCGCGGGAGGTCGCGGCCTGACCGTCGTGTCGGTGAACGAGCACGCACACCTGGCCGGCGACCTGATGACGTACCGGTAG
- a CDS encoding SDR family NAD(P)-dependent oxidoreductase: MVTGGSRGIGAAIAERFAREGWDLTISARGAEALDERASQLRSHGGRVLAVPADMTDDEAVANLVRRHGDEYGRCDALVINAGMGAMGRFAELPVRRLDRLYQVNVRAPFQLMQSLLPALRTAADATGAAKVIAVSSITGVYPEPQLSAYGATKAALISLCETFNLEESRNGISATSIAPGYVDTDMSEWTKGEDAIPAGEMISGDDVASVAHAVTELSRWAVLPQAILSRPGENMHRA; encoded by the coding sequence ATGGTCACCGGCGGATCGCGGGGAATCGGCGCCGCGATCGCGGAGCGCTTCGCCCGCGAGGGCTGGGACCTGACCATCAGCGCGCGCGGTGCCGAGGCGCTCGACGAACGTGCGTCGCAGTTGCGTAGCCACGGTGGCCGAGTGCTGGCCGTACCTGCCGACATGACCGACGACGAAGCCGTGGCGAATCTGGTGCGCCGGCACGGGGACGAGTACGGGCGATGCGACGCCCTCGTCATCAATGCGGGCATGGGCGCGATGGGCCGGTTCGCCGAACTCCCCGTGCGACGTCTCGACCGCCTGTACCAGGTGAACGTCCGCGCGCCGTTCCAGCTGATGCAGTCGCTGCTGCCCGCCCTGCGCACCGCCGCCGATGCCACGGGCGCGGCCAAGGTCATCGCCGTCTCGTCGATCACCGGTGTGTACCCGGAGCCTCAGCTGTCCGCGTACGGGGCGACGAAGGCCGCGCTCATCTCCCTATGCGAGACGTTCAATCTCGAGGAGTCGCGGAACGGGATCTCGGCGACCTCCATCGCACCCGGCTACGTCGACACCGACATGTCGGAGTGGACGAAGGGCGAGGACGCCATCCCGGCAGGCGAGATGATCTCCGGCGACGACGTCGCCTCCGTCGCTCACGCCGTCACCGAACTCTCCCGCTGGGCGGTGCTGCCGCAGGCGATCCTGTCGCGGCCGGGCGAGAACATGCACCGGGCCTGA
- a CDS encoding phosphotransferase family protein, with the protein MTDHPGLRTEDLRRLLVESDADVTGDLRIDLISGGRSNLTFDVRDDVHHWVARRPPTAGLTPSAHDMGREWDVTTALAGTAVPVAEAVAFDRSGDIIGAPCTVVQFVDGPIFRSAADLDSLTDDEVTASADGLIRTLADLHAVDYRDVGLGEFGRPDGFAARQVKLWARQWGLVKTRDLPDVDRLVGLLADRIPAHARNTIVHGDYRIDNTILSPDDPGRVAAVVDWELSALGDPITDVAMMCIYREPVFSAVLGFEAAWTSDRYPDADGLAQRYAEATGADLGDWNFYLGLANLKLGVIAEGITHRALKGGSSGASGAERAAEATASFIARGLAAVS; encoded by the coding sequence ATGACCGACCACCCAGGGCTCAGGACCGAGGATCTTCGCCGCCTGCTCGTCGAGAGCGATGCAGACGTGACGGGCGACCTGCGCATCGACCTCATCAGCGGCGGTCGGTCGAACCTGACGTTCGACGTTCGCGACGATGTGCACCACTGGGTCGCTCGCCGTCCGCCGACTGCCGGCCTGACTCCGTCGGCGCACGACATGGGGCGCGAGTGGGATGTCACGACGGCACTGGCCGGCACCGCGGTGCCGGTGGCGGAGGCGGTCGCGTTCGATCGCTCCGGCGATATCATCGGTGCGCCCTGCACGGTGGTCCAGTTCGTCGACGGACCGATCTTCCGATCGGCCGCGGATCTGGATTCACTCACCGACGACGAGGTGACCGCGAGTGCGGACGGTCTGATCCGCACACTCGCCGACCTGCACGCCGTCGATTACCGGGACGTCGGGCTGGGTGAGTTCGGCAGGCCGGACGGTTTCGCGGCCCGGCAGGTGAAGCTCTGGGCGAGGCAGTGGGGGCTGGTGAAGACCCGCGACCTACCGGATGTGGATCGCCTCGTCGGGCTGCTCGCCGATCGGATTCCGGCACACGCTCGGAACACGATCGTCCACGGGGACTACCGCATCGACAACACGATCCTGTCGCCCGACGACCCGGGCCGCGTGGCCGCGGTCGTCGACTGGGAGCTGTCTGCGCTCGGCGACCCGATCACCGACGTGGCGATGATGTGCATCTATCGCGAGCCGGTGTTCTCCGCCGTCCTCGGGTTCGAAGCCGCCTGGACCAGCGACCGCTACCCGGATGCGGACGGGCTCGCCCAGCGCTACGCGGAGGCGACCGGCGCCGATCTGGGGGACTGGAACTTCTATCTCGGTCTGGCGAACCTGAAACTCGGGGTCATCGCCGAAGGGATCACCCACCGGGCGCTCAAGGGCGGTTCGTCCGGCGCGTCCGGTGCCGAACGGGCGGCCGAAGCCACGGCGTCGTTCATCGCGCGAGGATTGGCGGCGGTGTCGTGA